Proteins found in one Candidatus Poribacteria bacterium genomic segment:
- a CDS encoding thioredoxin fold domain-containing protein: protein MRPVVAAVALEYRDVFSFVKLDVRTQPDKTTEYNIRGTPTYIVFRDGEMVEGFVGAMPKAELVKRILGILEIEETEEKK from the coding sequence ATGCGCCCGGTGGTCGCAGCAGTTGCCTTGGAATATCGAGATGTCTTTAGTTTCGTGAAGTTGGATGTAAGGACGCAACCCGATAAAACAACTGAATATAACATTCGCGGAACGCCCACTTATATCGTATTCAGGGACGGAGAGATGGTCGAGGGCTTCGTTGGGGCAATGCCTAAAGCTGAGCTGGTGAAACGAATCCTTGGAATCTTAGAGATTGAAGAAACGGAGGAGAAAAAATGA
- a CDS encoding PQQ-binding-like beta-propeller repeat protein translates to MENTAKSIRWWPLWVVIVLAVLGTLVTWISDAGHRQDRILLTTMIVIGTIALSILWLLFLSEMRRRAKFISLAAIILVIFLGTNVFEFKGFSGDLVPIFEWRWQESQSTFLLSSENVLDPHISPKDYPQFLGQNRDGIISTTQLNLKWDMHPPQLVWRRPVGAGWSGFAIAGNSAITQEQEGEQEKVVCYELHTGNVKWSHQDFARYDVPPAGQGPRATPTISGNRVYTVGSTGILNCLDLETGEQLWTTNIFEEHEAETPPWGVSISPLVFDDLVVVSAGGAVAYHRETGEVVWIGHRIKSGYSSPFLTTFAGVKQIVIFNQGLVTAHEPLSGELLWKQPWPTPSVECVSQPVPLPDDKLLVSSGYGVGAKLFQISRNPTGEFSVSTLWETIYLKAKFTNIIYYEGYLYGLDDGIFACINPADGIRQWKRGRYGHGQTLLISDVLLVLTESGEVVLVDPNPDSHVEHARFAPLKGRTWNTPALAGDYLLVRNDREAACYQLSTINTDINSSIK, encoded by the coding sequence GTGGAAAACACCGCAAAATCAATCCGTTGGTGGCCTCTTTGGGTTGTCATCGTCTTAGCCGTTTTAGGCACACTGGTGACATGGATTTCGGACGCGGGTCATCGCCAAGATAGGATTCTCTTAACCACCATGATTGTGATTGGCACAATCGCTTTGAGTATCCTATGGTTGTTATTCCTCTCTGAAATGAGACGGCGAGCGAAGTTTATTTCCCTCGCAGCGATCATTTTGGTTATTTTTCTCGGCACCAACGTCTTCGAATTCAAAGGATTCAGCGGCGACCTCGTCCCGATCTTTGAATGGCGGTGGCAAGAGAGCCAAAGCACCTTCCTATTGAGTTCTGAAAACGTGCTGGATCCCCATATATCCCCAAAGGACTATCCCCAATTCCTCGGGCAGAATCGAGATGGTATCATATCAACAACGCAATTGAACCTGAAATGGGACATGCATCCACCGCAGTTAGTGTGGCGGCGCCCTGTGGGTGCGGGTTGGTCAGGATTTGCAATTGCCGGTAATTCCGCGATCACACAAGAACAAGAAGGCGAGCAAGAAAAAGTGGTCTGCTATGAGCTCCACACTGGTAACGTGAAGTGGAGCCATCAAGATTTCGCGAGATACGACGTACCTCCCGCTGGGCAGGGACCGCGAGCAACACCAACGATCTCGGGTAACAGGGTTTACACCGTCGGTTCAACCGGGATTCTCAACTGTCTTGACCTCGAAACCGGAGAGCAACTCTGGACAACGAACATCTTTGAAGAACACGAGGCAGAAACCCCGCCTTGGGGCGTAAGCATTTCGCCACTTGTTTTCGATGACCTCGTAGTCGTCAGTGCTGGTGGTGCGGTGGCATATCACAGAGAAACCGGGGAAGTTGTTTGGATAGGACATAGGATCAAGAGTGGTTACAGCTCACCATTCCTCACCACTTTCGCGGGTGTCAAACAAATCGTAATTTTTAACCAAGGACTCGTCACGGCACATGAACCGTTGAGCGGTGAACTCTTATGGAAGCAACCGTGGCCTACTCCATCAGTCGAATGTGTCTCGCAACCGGTCCCGCTCCCTGATGACAAACTTCTTGTTTCAAGCGGTTACGGTGTCGGTGCGAAACTGTTCCAAATTTCTCGTAACCCAACCGGTGAATTCAGCGTCTCTACTCTATGGGAGACTATATATCTAAAAGCGAAATTCACTAATATTATTTACTACGAAGGCTATCTGTACGGGTTAGACGATGGAATTTTTGCCTGTATAAACCCAGCCGATGGTATACGTCAATGGAAACGAGGTAGGTACGGACATGGACAGACGCTCCTCATTTCCGATGTTCTTCTCGTTTTGACCGAATCCGGCGAAGTTGTACTCGTAGATCCAAATCCGGACAGCCATGTAGAACATGCGCGCTTTGCGCCACTAAAAGGTAGAACTTGGAACACACCCGCCCTCGCGGGGGATTACCTTCTTGTCCGAAACGATCGTGAAGCGGCGTGCTATCAACTATCAACTATCAATACAGATATTAATTCCAGCATCAAGTGA
- a CDS encoding serine hydrolase, translated as MLRYIRNLYPLMICWTVALLFPIGSASAAKYWSVPSKIRATLDSPLEATFEIYIKNKRSRRALSSTDRTSFVVYDISKNKKLVSINEEKQMMAASLIKNFVMLAYFHEVKHKRQAHTNTNRGHLRAMIQRSSNPSTNYFIRLLGGPARVERILRTNYPYFKQTRIVEYIPTSGRTYKNMTSARDLGTFFLRLWHGRLPYSDKMKWYFKLKNGDYIFKRTYIPASVAVYNKTGTVYGLVGDGGILVLRDPQGKPRPYIFVGLMEDRTKTSYKNRWQPFANWRNQRTFILRRLSERAYKYIYENHYGGRLAHR; from the coding sequence ATGCTTAGATATATACGAAATTTATACCCTCTCATGATCTGTTGGACGGTCGCGCTCCTGTTTCCGATAGGTAGTGCGTCAGCGGCAAAATATTGGAGTGTCCCAAGTAAAATCCGAGCGACGCTCGATTCGCCCTTGGAGGCAACCTTTGAAATCTATATCAAAAACAAGCGGAGTCGCCGCGCCTTGTCATCAACGGATCGAACGAGTTTCGTCGTCTATGATATCTCAAAAAATAAAAAACTGGTGTCAATTAACGAAGAGAAGCAGATGATGGCAGCCTCACTGATTAAGAACTTCGTTATGCTCGCCTATTTTCATGAAGTTAAACACAAACGGCAAGCACACACAAATACAAACAGGGGACACCTGAGAGCCATGATCCAGCGAAGCTCAAATCCATCAACCAACTACTTTATTCGGCTCCTTGGTGGACCTGCCCGAGTAGAGCGGATACTCAGAACCAATTACCCCTACTTTAAACAGACACGGATTGTCGAATACATACCAACCAGCGGACGGACTTACAAGAATATGACATCTGCTCGTGATCTCGGCACGTTCTTTCTACGGTTATGGCACGGACGACTCCCTTATTCCGATAAAATGAAATGGTACTTCAAACTCAAAAACGGGGACTATATCTTTAAAAGAACCTACATTCCCGCATCGGTGGCAGTCTATAATAAAACCGGCACTGTCTACGGATTGGTAGGAGACGGCGGCATATTAGTGCTCCGAGACCCACAAGGCAAACCGAGACCTTATATTTTCGTTGGGCTAATGGAGGACAGAACCAAAACGAGTTACAAAAACCGCTGGCAACCCTTTGCGAATTGGAGAAACCAGCGCACATTTATCTTGCGGCGGCTCTCAGAACGTGCCTACAAGTACATTTATGAAAATCACTACGGCGGTAGACTCGCCCATCGCTAA
- a CDS encoding undecaprenyl-diphosphate phosphatase — protein MTFLEAILLGILQGLTEFLPVSSSGHLVLAQQFLGLKEPLVFFDVMLHVGTLAAVLVAYRDAIGRLVVGGLSAVADTQFWRNPPKSMLNTSAELKFIWLIFIGSIPTGIIAVVFKTQLESFFDEVRIVSVMLILTGVILQLPRLRREKPDSPDASTEDLKTWHAPLIGIAQGCAITPGISRSGTTISLALFLGIPAKTAAEYSFLLSIPAILGAVALKIRDVGDTTIPLYIVGSGMLASFIVGYMALRFLLVILNRGKFSIFSYYCVALGLTSLLIALIQ, from the coding sequence ATGACATTTCTTGAAGCGATTCTTCTCGGGATTTTACAAGGTTTAACAGAATTCCTACCCGTCAGTAGCTCAGGACACCTCGTCTTGGCACAGCAATTCCTCGGACTCAAGGAACCCCTCGTCTTTTTTGATGTGATGCTCCACGTCGGTACATTAGCCGCTGTTCTCGTCGCGTATCGTGATGCGATAGGGAGGTTAGTGGTAGGTGGACTTTCTGCGGTCGCGGATACCCAATTTTGGCGGAACCCCCCGAAGTCAATGCTCAACACATCAGCAGAACTCAAGTTTATATGGCTGATATTCATCGGTTCCATCCCGACGGGCATTATTGCAGTGGTGTTCAAGACGCAATTAGAGTCTTTTTTCGACGAAGTCCGTATCGTGAGCGTCATGTTAATCCTCACCGGTGTTATACTCCAACTCCCGCGACTCCGCAGAGAGAAACCGGATTCTCCGGACGCATCTACGGAAGATCTAAAGACGTGGCATGCGCCGCTTATTGGCATCGCGCAAGGTTGTGCAATTACACCCGGCATCTCCCGTTCCGGTACAACAATCTCGCTGGCACTATTCCTGGGGATTCCCGCTAAAACCGCCGCCGAATACTCGTTTCTACTCTCAATTCCTGCGATACTCGGTGCGGTTGCGCTCAAAATCCGAGATGTCGGAGACACCACAATACCGCTTTACATTGTCGGATCTGGGATGCTTGCCTCGTTTATTGTCGGCTATATGGCGCTGCGGTTCCTCCTGGTGATACTCAACCGAGGGAAATTCTCGATCTTTTCCTATTACTGTGTCGCTTTAGGACTCACCTCACTCTTAATCGCCTTAATCCAGTAA
- a CDS encoding SDR family oxidoreductase: protein MRFENKVAFVTGGGGPLGIGRAACLAFAREGASVVVAGGRRADAVAAEIRADGGEALAVPLDVTLPEDVKAAVKLAVNTFKRIDILFNNAGILGRQPLFEVTPEQFDHVMAVNVKGCLLCAQAVAEVMIQQGIRGRIINNSSIFAEESHVGVLSYCVSKAALNRLTRSLALELRPHGITVNAVAPGGGAPTGMNASQNLPEDDTLPDLPPASPNAPPLERGATVWDYIGAVLFLASDEAAYVSGDIITIDGGAVSRR from the coding sequence ATGCGTTTTGAGAACAAGGTCGCATTTGTAACAGGGGGCGGTGGACCGTTAGGTATCGGGAGAGCGGCGTGTTTGGCATTTGCCCGTGAAGGGGCGTCTGTCGTTGTTGCGGGCGGTAGGCGCGCAGATGCTGTAGCTGCCGAGATCCGGGCAGACGGCGGAGAGGCACTTGCTGTTCCGTTGGATGTCACCCTGCCTGAGGACGTAAAGGCAGCCGTAAAGCTGGCAGTCAATACGTTTAAACGGATTGATATTCTCTTCAATAACGCAGGAATTCTTGGTAGGCAGCCGTTGTTTGAGGTGACACCAGAGCAGTTTGATCACGTAATGGCGGTGAATGTGAAGGGGTGCCTTCTCTGTGCACAGGCGGTCGCTGAAGTGATGATTCAGCAAGGTATACGAGGACGGATTATTAACAATTCATCTATTTTTGCTGAAGAATCTCACGTCGGTGTTTTGAGTTATTGTGTGAGTAAAGCTGCGCTGAATAGGCTCACGCGGAGTCTCGCCCTCGAACTACGTCCACACGGTATCACCGTGAATGCCGTAGCACCGGGCGGCGGCGCACCCACCGGTATGAATGCTTCACAGAATCTCCCTGAAGATGACACCCTACCGGATTTACCGCCTGCTTCACCCAACGCGCCACCCCTTGAACGGGGCGCAACCGTGTGGGATTATATCGGTGCAGTCTTGTTTCTTGCCTCTGATGAAGCCGCCTATGTTAGTGGTGATATTATCACTATTGACGGAGGAGCTGTTTCGCGTCGATGA
- a CDS encoding LamG domain-containing protein yields MRRNLFLLGLTAICVFAVSLSYAIEEGDILVYYSFDKLSGDKVPDDSGNGNDAVLAGKGSLVDGAFNKAIHLNGGVVVMEQNDFIVPIGEKTEITMEAWFFLNQHAAYDGIISIEAAAGGCCEFRTMVNPGFNPFWDAGHHADKSLGNFKFELKEWYHYVLVADGKDGKIYVNGKFIGEQPENFKWPKFKEAAIYIGAGENPNLHKVEDAIIDEVVIYAKALTEEEVRESMELSVPVVLAVDARDKLAVTWGELKTDF; encoded by the coding sequence ATGCGTAGAAATCTATTCCTGTTGGGGCTTACGGCGATCTGTGTATTTGCGGTAAGTCTCTCGTATGCTATTGAGGAAGGGGACATCCTCGTCTATTACTCTTTTGACAAGTTGAGTGGTGATAAAGTCCCCGATGATTCCGGCAACGGTAATGACGCAGTATTGGCTGGAAAGGGTTCCCTCGTTGATGGGGCATTCAATAAAGCTATCCATCTGAACGGTGGGGTCGTTGTAATGGAACAGAATGACTTTATCGTTCCAATCGGTGAGAAGACAGAGATTACAATGGAAGCATGGTTTTTCCTGAACCAGCACGCTGCGTATGATGGGATCATCTCGATTGAAGCCGCTGCCGGTGGATGTTGTGAATTCCGGACGATGGTGAACCCCGGTTTCAACCCGTTTTGGGATGCTGGGCATCACGCCGACAAAAGTCTTGGCAACTTCAAATTTGAATTGAAAGAGTGGTACCACTACGTTTTGGTTGCCGATGGGAAAGATGGCAAAATCTATGTCAACGGTAAATTTATCGGTGAGCAACCAGAAAACTTTAAGTGGCCCAAGTTCAAAGAAGCAGCAATTTACATCGGGGCAGGCGAGAATCCGAACCTACACAAAGTCGAGGACGCAATTATAGATGAAGTCGTCATCTACGCCAAGGCGTTGACTGAAGAAGAGGTGCGAGAATCAATGGAACTGAGTGTGCCAGTGGTGCTTGCTGTTGATGCCCGCGATAAATTGGCGGTGACGTGGGGAGAATTGAAAACCGATTTCTAA
- a CDS encoding MtaA/CmuA family methyltransferase, with protein sequence MPTSMTGRERVLAALRNEPTDRTPVCNPTSVATVELMDLVEAPFPQANREPELMARLAATGYTELGFDTIMPVFTIIQESSALGCKIQWEQKDNWPTVRMREPIWEDVDDIVVPDDFLTHPDIQCVLEAIKILKKEYGNDVAIIGKTMGPWSLGYHCFGVEPFLLLSLDDPGKTKLSLDRMKEATVQFGVAQIEAGADALTLPDHATGDLVSGEYYQRYLRDLHIEFVERIPIPLILHICGRTVDRMEYIAQTGMSAFHYDSKNEPQESMDIVQERIALVGNINNPETLFSKEPEDVKAEVVKNLDAGVPLIGPECAIPLQTTIENLQAIPEAVQEWHHAKI encoded by the coding sequence ATGCCTACATCAATGACGGGACGTGAACGGGTGCTCGCCGCGCTCCGCAATGAACCCACCGATCGAACACCTGTTTGTAATCCCACCTCCGTCGCGACCGTTGAACTGATGGATCTCGTGGAGGCTCCCTTTCCACAAGCGAATCGAGAACCGGAACTCATGGCACGGCTCGCTGCGACAGGATATACCGAACTCGGCTTCGATACCATCATGCCCGTTTTCACGATCATCCAAGAATCGAGCGCACTCGGTTGCAAAATTCAGTGGGAACAGAAGGACAATTGGCCCACGGTGAGGATGCGAGAACCGATCTGGGAAGACGTTGACGATATCGTTGTCCCGGACGACTTCCTGACCCATCCAGACATCCAGTGCGTCTTGGAAGCGATTAAAATCCTAAAGAAAGAATACGGCAATGATGTCGCTATCATTGGAAAAACAATGGGACCTTGGTCTCTCGGCTACCACTGCTTCGGGGTTGAACCTTTCCTGTTGCTCTCGCTTGACGATCCGGGTAAAACGAAACTTTCCCTCGATCGGATGAAGGAAGCCACTGTGCAATTCGGGGTCGCACAAATCGAGGCAGGTGCCGACGCGCTGACGCTCCCTGACCACGCTACAGGCGATCTCGTCAGCGGTGAATACTATCAACGCTACCTTCGGGACCTTCACATCGAATTCGTTGAACGCATCCCTATCCCTTTAATCCTGCACATCTGCGGTCGCACGGTTGACAGAATGGAATACATCGCACAAACCGGTATGTCTGCCTTTCACTACGATTCCAAAAACGAACCGCAGGAATCCATGGACATTGTTCAGGAGCGCATTGCGCTTGTCGGAAACATTAACAATCCCGAAACCCTCTTTTCTAAAGAGCCAGAAGACGTTAAAGCAGAAGTCGTGAAAAACCTTGATGCGGGTGTTCCATTGATCGGACCGGAGTGTGCAATCCCACTTCAGACAACTATCGAAAATTTGCAAGCGATTCCCGAAGCCGTCCAAGAATGGCATCACGCAAAAATATAA
- a CDS encoding BatA and WFA domain-containing protein: MQFLNPAAFYLLGIIPIVLALHFLKLRRHTRLVPSIMFWLSTDEDRRANIPFQRLRNLLLPLLQVLFLLLLVCSVARPALRRPGFMPGKAILIVDNSASMSSKEMGETRLTLAKQAAQQYVKEVAARGGMMLMVTNSPETYIQQAFTTDTSKLHQAIESIAETHTPRNLRPIFDAATRYADSPQDKIVFISDTFENLPDVSLPVQEIGVGGDAENVGIVRFSVEMLADRYEVLIGIQNFTDTPREIDVQLAVETVPLDDRTVSVPSDATRSVLFSGDPSGLEGKILSGHLGVDDDFPLDNSAWALLSPVPSLRISLVSDNRRSLLPELLKSYGDNVQLHLVNPVDYHGTGDADVAIFEGDTLAGREAFGRSILYEASEIASGTALVFIAPGDNFPFIREDASIVETERTPVRVIKEDVNHPLMENVSLQGLQVSESTHRVLPLWGHSLVETEKGALIWSGSRLGTRLLVFEFDAFNPEISNFALTIPEVPQFIYQCLAWFEAGTAPLQPLQSQKSRTRHAFRTGEVVNVALTREGRTLHVQKPDGTAVRVDSPIYDETDQIGVYTLFEDDTQLERFTVNLLNPTESALSYSPTVQITEPSVDVVAGLQPMAQEIWRWFALAAFLLLMLEWWFYHRSSV; encoded by the coding sequence ATGCAATTCCTAAACCCCGCCGCGTTTTATCTACTCGGTATTATTCCAATCGTGCTGGCTCTTCACTTCCTGAAATTACGCCGCCACACCCGCCTCGTTCCCAGCATTATGTTTTGGCTCTCCACCGACGAAGACCGGAGAGCAAATATCCCTTTCCAACGACTCCGGAACTTACTCCTCCCACTCCTACAGGTGCTGTTTCTGTTGCTCCTTGTATGCAGCGTCGCGCGTCCCGCCCTGCGTAGACCCGGATTCATGCCCGGTAAAGCAATCCTCATCGTTGATAATTCGGCGAGTATGTCGTCAAAGGAGATGGGAGAAACCCGACTCACACTCGCAAAACAGGCAGCGCAGCAGTATGTTAAAGAGGTCGCCGCGAGGGGTGGGATGATGCTCATGGTGACGAATTCCCCTGAAACCTACATCCAACAGGCTTTTACAACGGATACCTCGAAACTCCATCAAGCGATAGAAAGTATTGCTGAGACACATACCCCGCGAAATCTACGTCCCATCTTTGATGCCGCAACACGCTATGCGGATTCGCCACAGGATAAGATTGTCTTTATCAGTGATACATTTGAAAACCTACCGGATGTATCGCTACCGGTGCAGGAAATCGGCGTCGGTGGAGATGCAGAGAATGTCGGTATCGTTCGGTTCAGCGTTGAAATGTTAGCCGATCGTTACGAAGTCCTCATCGGCATTCAGAATTTTACGGATACACCGAGGGAAATCGACGTTCAATTGGCGGTGGAGACTGTTCCGCTTGATGATAGAACGGTGTCTGTTCCGTCCGACGCGACCAGATCGGTACTGTTTTCAGGGGATCCGAGCGGTTTAGAGGGAAAGATTCTTAGCGGTCACCTCGGTGTGGATGACGACTTTCCGCTTGATAACAGTGCATGGGCACTTCTCTCGCCTGTTCCCTCACTGCGGATTTCGCTTGTGAGCGACAATCGAAGATCGTTGTTACCCGAACTATTGAAGTCTTATGGTGATAACGTGCAACTACATTTGGTTAATCCAGTGGACTATCACGGCACTGGTGATGCGGATGTCGCAATTTTCGAGGGTGACACGCTCGCCGGACGCGAGGCTTTCGGACGCTCCATATTATATGAAGCGTCCGAAATTGCCTCTGGAACGGCTTTGGTCTTCATAGCTCCTGGTGACAATTTCCCTTTCATTCGAGAAGATGCATCGATTGTTGAAACCGAGAGGACACCTGTGCGCGTTATCAAAGAGGATGTGAATCACCCGCTCATGGAGAATGTATCGCTGCAGGGATTACAAGTGAGTGAGTCTACACACCGAGTGTTGCCACTCTGGGGGCATTCGCTTGTTGAAACGGAGAAAGGCGCATTGATATGGAGCGGTAGCAGATTGGGCACTCGGCTCCTTGTTTTTGAGTTCGATGCGTTTAACCCCGAAATCTCTAACTTTGCACTGACGATTCCCGAAGTCCCACAATTTATCTATCAGTGTTTAGCGTGGTTTGAAGCCGGAACTGCTCCGCTCCAACCCCTCCAATCTCAGAAAAGTCGGACTCGGCATGCCTTCCGAACTGGAGAAGTGGTGAACGTCGCTTTGACACGTGAGGGACGCACGCTGCACGTGCAGAAACCGGATGGAACGGCGGTTAGAGTGGACAGTCCGATATACGACGAGACAGATCAGATTGGGGTCTACACCCTTTTCGAGGACGATACACAGCTTGAGCGGTTCACGGTCAATTTGCTGAACCCTACGGAATCTGCGCTGTCCTATTCTCCAACAGTCCAGATTACAGAGCCTTCAGTGGATGTAGTGGCTGGATTACAACCGATGGCGCAGGAGATATGGCGTTGGTTCGCGCTTGCGGCGTTCCTGCTTCTCATGTTGGAGTGGTGGTTCTACCATCGGAGTAGCGTGTAA